The following is a genomic window from candidate division WOR-3 bacterium.
ATGTGAAGAGAATGGGTTGATTCTTGATGCGATTAGGGCATATGAAGAATCATTAAAATTAAAGCCAAATGAACCTTTAATTCTTAAGTCCCTTTCATTGCTCTATAACAAATATGGACTTGTCGAAATTGGAAATAGGTATCTGGATCGGTATGAGGAACTTACCGGAAAGGAAAAGTGAAAAACGATTACAAATACATAAATCTTCAGTTCTCCCTTGATAAGAGGGGATTAAAGGATTCTTTTTTAATAATCTGTTTTCTCTTTTTATTATCTCCTGCCAATGAAATTGATCCAAATATCAAAATTGCAGATTCATTGTTCTATGCGGAAGACTTTTCAAAGGCAGAGAGTATTTATAAAGAGATATTAAATTTTGCGCAAGGGATTGATAAAGGATTGTGTCTTAAAGGGCTTGGTAATATTGTTCTTTCTTTCGGAGACCTAAGTCTTGCAGTAGATTATTACAATCAGGCACTGAATATATTCAAAGAAAATGATTATTATCCAGGTCAGGCGAAGATTTATTTAAATCTCGGTTCAATCGCCTTTTATCAGGGAGATTTAAAAGGCGCAGAGAATTTCTTTAATAATGCCTTAAAAAATCAGGATTTGATAAAAGAAAAAACGCCGGATGATTTAATGGATGAAATAACCATCCGCATGATGCTGGCAAGGGTCGCCTTATCGAAAAATGAATACAATAGTTCAAAGAACAATCTTTTAACCGCAATAGATAAAGCAAAGTCAATAGATTATAAAAAGGGTATTATTGATGGTTATTATTTCCTTGCGAGTTTATATATCCAACTGGCAGAAGCCGATAGTGCCCTGAAATATTTTAATCAGTCCTGTTCACTTGCACTGGAATTGGGTTATCAAAAAAGTGCGGCAGATGCCTATCGGGAGATGGGTAATATTCATCGCAGGCTCGGTGATTATGACATTGCCTATGAGAATCTATTAAAATCTTTGACCTTACTGGCAGGCATCAAACAGGAAAAAGAGATTGCACTCGGTGAAGGCGAATTGTTGAACAATTTGGGCACTCTTTATCTTGATATGGGAAAGTATCGTCAGGCTTTGGAGAAGTTCTTATCAGCATTAGAAATTTTTGATAAAACAGGCAATATTTCCTGGAAGATTGAGGCATTGCAGAATTTAGGCTATACTTACATTTTACTTTCGTCAACAGATAATACATATTTTGATTCCGCATTATATTTTTATGAACTGACAAGACCTTTGTTAAAAGACAAGAAGGATGAGGCACTATTTTATAATAATCTCGGTATTCTTTATGAAAAAAAGAAGGATTTTAAACTTGCGCAGGCGAATTACCAAAAGGCATTAAATTTATATAAATTCCTTCAGGATAGTATTGGACAGGCAAAGGTCTATTGTAATTTGGGTAACATATTTGTCCTTTCCGGTGATTACAACAAGGGAATAAAATCATATCAGGATGGGTATAATATAATTGAAAATATGAATCGAAAAGATTGGCAGGCATCAGTTCTATCAAACCTCGGTTTTGCCCAGCACAAGGCAGGGCAGATTGACGAGGCAATAAATTCTTTGACCAAAGCGGTGGAACTTGTTGAAAACCTGCGCGGCAGGATTGTCAGTCAGGAATTTCGTTCAGCATTCTTTGAAAATAAGATTGTATTATACGAAGAACTCATAAATTTATATTATAAAATGGGGAATGCAAAAAAGGCATTTGAATATGCAGAAGGCGCCAAATCACGGGCATTTCTGGATTTGATTTCAAATGTGGATATTGCGCAAAAACCCAATCTTGACCCAAAGATAAAAGCTTTAATTGAGCAGGAGCAAGTTCTGGAAAAGAAAATTGAATTTCTGGCCGGTATGCCCGAACAGTCAGATGCAATAATTGAACATAACCGTATAATAAAAGAGCTTTCAGAAAAATTTCCTGATTATGAAGTCTTGAGGTCATCAAAGCCGCTTGATATCAGAAGACTTCAGGCCATTTTAGATAATCAAACCGCAGTTCTTGAATATTTTATAGGATTGGAAAATGGCTATATCTTCGCGATTACCCATCAGAGGATGGGAATTAAAAAGATGGATATAAATCCCGCTGAAATCTATGAGAATGTTGATCGTTACCGCAGAGTAATCAGGCGCAGGGTAAACTATGAGGATAATGAACTCGCCGAGATTTCAATGTGGTTTTATACCAACTTGATCGCCCCGGTAATGCCAGAAATAAGGGATAAGAAAAGACTTTGTATTATTCCTTATGGCATTTTGCATAACCTTCCATTTGCTACGATTATGGTAGATAAGGATTCAAAAAAACTTTTGATTGATGATTATGATATATTTTATGCACCCTCGGCGACGGTTTATGAGATTGCACATAATAAAAATAAATTGAGAAAAAATAAGTTTGCAATATTTGCCAAATCTGATTTTTCGGAACACCCAGATTGGTTTGATATGCCATTGCCCGGAACAATTGCCGAAAAAGACTCGATCTTAAAAACCGGGGGTTTACCAAATATCACAATTTTTGAAGATAAAGATAATTCATCACCCCCGCCTTCAGAGACCAACGCAAAAAAATATCTAAAGGACTATGACATAATCCATTTTGCTACCCACGGAAAGCTTGCACCAGGCGATTCCGCACTTGAATCAAAGATAATCCTTTCTAAAGATGACGAGAACGACGGTGAATTAAGGGTCCGTGAGATATTTAATATGGAGATAGATGCCTATCTTGTTACTCTCTCGGCGTGTGAAACAGGACAATTGCGGGGTTTTTCTGAAGGTGCATACATTGGTGATGAACTTACTGGCTTAAGTCGTGCCTTTATCTATGCCGGCACCCCATCGGTAATTGCATCTCTATGGAAGGTAAGTGATGTATCAACTGCGCTATTGATGGCACAGTTTTATAAGAACTTAAGGGGTGCGGACAAAACAAAGGCGCTATGCGATGCCCAGAGATGGTTGATGAAAAAGGAATACTTTGATAAACCATTCTTCTGGGCACCGTTTGTGGTTATCGGTGATTGGCAATAAAAACAAAGGAGGTATAATGAAAGCCATAACCAAAATAATAGCAATCTTATTGATTGCTGGTCTCATTATCCCCGGGCTTGTTTATGCCCAAAAAGGTGGTAAGGGTGTCGAGGAGAAGACCGGGTCAGCGCCATTAACAGTAGAAAAACTTAAATATAAAAATATCCAGGATGAGTTTGATCCGACCTATGATTTTCTTGCCGATATTGGTGAGATGATTGATAATGCACGGCATCAAAAGGATGGTTTTGACTTACTTGCTGCTACTCAATTGCTAATGCTTGCAGAGAAGATGTCGGGAAAGAAGAGTTCAGTGATCACAAGCGAGGCATTACTTAATGAGGTTGGCGAACTAGCAAAAGACCAGAAGAATGCAAAGCTCGCCAAGCTGGTTGCAGAATTTTATACAAATGCAGGGAATAAGACTAAGGCAGATGAGTTTACAAAACTTGCCAAAGATTATGAGGCACTTGCGGGCACAACCCGTGGTTATTGCTGGGTTCGAGTTAATAATTATTCATCGTGGACGGTAGATGTTTATATTGATGGTTGGTATAAGGGGACGCTCTCACCGGGGTATTATTCTTACTTCAAAATCTGGGAAGGTTATACAAAGCTCTATGCGGAAGGTACTTATACTGATTACTACTGGGGTCCGATTTATCGTGACATCGGTGAAGGCGAAACATTTACCTGGAATCTCTGGGATTAAATCAAACAGCGGGGGCACGGTAGAACCCCGTGCCCCCAGGAGGAATTATGAATAAAGTTGTTCATCTTATTTTTTTTATCCTAATATTCTCAAATGCCCAACAAATTGGTCCAGGTCCTTCGTTTATCATTAAAGCAAGCGAGGATGCTGCAAAACAAATAGAAAAAGCAACTGGCTTAATAAATGATACGATTCTTGTTAATCGTATAAAACCTATTGCCCAAAATGTTATGCGAGCATCAGATTTGAGAACAGTTTTTGAATGCAAGATATTAAATACTGATGCCATAAATGCCTTTGCCTTGCCTGCAGGGCCTATTTATGTAACATTAGGATTGATCACAGTCATTGATTCATTAAAAACGGAGGAAAGCCAGTCAATGCTCGCAGGTATTCTGGGACATGAACTTGCCCATATCTACCTGCGCCATTCAGTTGCGATGTTGCGACTGGAGAATTTTATCAAGGTCGGAACTTCCTATATCCCTGAAGATGTTGCACAAATTTTACAGAGAGGCTATAGCCGTGAGCAAGAATTTGAAGCCGATGAATACGGCGTAATCTATGCAATGCGGGCAGGCTACGATTTTGAATCAATTATAAAGTTTTACAAAAAAATGCGTGAATTATATGGCGAAACCCCACCTGGGGATGAAAAATATAACGACCATCCCCGTGCCACCGAGCGTATTGCAAGACTATACGAAGTTCGAGCACAGATTGAGCGGGATTTTGACCAGTGGTATTTTGGTGTGGAGGCATTGAAAGAAGGTCGGTACAACGATGCAATAAAGTATTTTAAATTATTCACCACCACTTTTTCCAACAGTGCCTGGGGCTGGACGAATTTAGGGACTGCCTATTTATTTGAAGCGATGTCAAAAATGGAAAATCCCCCTGTGTTATTTATGACTGTTTATTACACCGAACCATCTTTTCGGTTAAGGGGTGAGCCTGATGAATTATTGTATGCGGAAGAGGCTTTTAAAAAGGCGTCTGAAATGGATACCACTTATAATATTGTTTATTACTCTAACATGGGAATAATCTATGCCTTACGCAAGAAATATGATCAGGCGATTGAGTATACCAAAAAGGCCCTGGAAGGTAAACAGGCAGAACATTTTTTCTATAATAATTTAGCAAATATCTTATTTCTTAAGAAAGAATATTTAGAAGCAATTGAGTTGTATAAAAAAGCGATAGACATTAATCCTGATTGGCCGATGCCTAAATACAATCTTGCTATTACCTATGAAACTATTGATAGAAAAGATCTTGCAATAGAAATGTGGAAAGAACTACTTGATGTTTCGGGTTATAATAAAGAGGCAGTAAAGCACCTTTCAAAACTAAATAAGAAGTTTAAATCTTCAAAAGATAAAATCCAGCCTGAAACTCAAATTGGCGGTATTAGTATCGGAATGTCCGAAGATAATGTTCGGAAAAACTTAGGAGAACCCGATGATCAAACTGTGCTTGAGAAAATGACTGCTTTGGAATATTCAACAAAAAATCTTGTAATATTTATCAGGGAAGGTAAAGTGAGCGGCATTCTTGCACGTGTAGGTTTTTCAGAAAAGACAGCAAAGAATATCGGTATCGGTTCGTCTATCAACGATGTTCGTAATGTCTATGGCCTACCTGATGACATTGTCCAGCAAAAGAATGGTGAGCAATGGGTCTATGGCAAATACGGTCTGCTCTTTAATATCTATGAAGGCACAGTCAGTCAATTTCAGATTATTGAGGCATCAAAAGATGGTTAATGGGTTAGGGTTGAGATGCTGGCAAGTATAGGGAAAGGCTTCAGCCTTGCTTTTTGGAAGAGCAGAGTCCACTCCGTCGGAGTAAGGTTTTATTTCCATAAAAATGGAAAATTTAAGAGACTCTCGCTCTCCTTTCCCTTGAAGGGAGAGGATTAAGGTGAGGGTGAAAGGAGATATGATGTCTACTCGACAGTATTTTATCTTTTTTGCGTTAACTGTTGCATTTGGCTGGTCTACCAAAGTTGATATTGCCCAGGAATATTTTCTCAAGGGCACTGAGTTCTACACTGCCCAAGAATATACAAAGGCGGTTGAACAGTACTATAATGCAGTTAAACTTGAGCCTACAAATGGGTTGTATAGATTATCCCTCGCTGGTGCCTATGGAAAGAATAAACAATATGCTGAAGCCTTACCCCATTTGAAAAAGGCTGTTTTGTTTGATACGACACTCATTGATGCCTATTATCTTATAGAAGATTTTTACGCAAAACTCGGTAAAGAAGATTCTGCCATTGCGTATTTTAATGAAGAAAAAAATCTCCATCCGCAGAGGGCAGTTATTTATATTAATCTCGGGCATCTCTATTATAGAAAAAAAGATTTCAATAAAGCCGTCCAGGAGTTTTATCAGGCACAGACCTTTGAACCGAATAATCCGGTAATACAATGCGGTCTTGGGGTGGTAATGCTTGCCCAGGGTGATGACAGCACTGCTGAAGAATTCTTCTTAAATGCAATAAGACTTGATTCGCTATATCCTGAGGCACATTTGTATTACAGTATAATCTTGGAAAGAAAAGGAATGATTAAAGAAGCAGAAAAGGAGCGCAACCTTGCCTATCAGTTAAAGCCCGAGTTGAAAGAGGTTGATTTGAGTGGTGTTCTGCCGATCCGGGGAGAAAAGGCAGATATCCCGTTTATTGTATCAACCCTTGATATAATTGTCCAGAAACTTATCAGACCTGAAGAGCGGCTTGCAGAAATGGTGAGGAAGCCTTTTGATTTGAACTTGGGGACCGGGTTGACAACAATCAATAAAGAAAAGTGGTTATCTATCAAATCAAGGCCAGCAATGGAAACGAAATGGTTTGGATTCAATCTCGCATTTGATTTTCTTGTCAATCAAGACAGTATCCGCACTAAAGAGTGGGATTATAAAAAGATATTCCAGAGTGTGAGGATTGGACATCCAAATCTGCCGTTCTATGTCGGAACCGGCGCAATAAGCAATTATACACTCGGCTATGGATTGATCGTGCGTGATTATTTCAACCAGGCAGATGAAAATAACCGAAAGATGGGCGGGGTCTTTACCCTGCAAACAAAGGATAATGCAATTGGTATTACCGGAATGGTAAACAATCTTTCACCAATGGAGGTTACAATCGGCAGGGCGTATCTTGGGAAATGGGCACAATCTTTAGAAGACCTTCTACAGAGAATGGAATTGGGATTCACCTATGCCCAGGATAATGAATATGAATATAAGGTTTTGGGTGGTGATTTACTATTTTATCTCACTTCCCGCGGTTCATTCCATTTTCTTATTGCCAGTGAATTTGCCAAGACACTCGAACACGGTTATGGCAATGTGTCAGGATTATTTGTGCAATTAGGTGGAATGAGAAAATCAGATGTTTCTTTATCGTTATATGGTGCAGGATTGATTTTAGGGAAAGATTTTGAACCAGCGCCATTCGATGCATTCTACGAAAAAAAGCGAAAACAATATGGCGCAGATCTTGTGAATGTGGTTTTGAGTAAATATGATAAAAATACAAATGGATTTTACGGTTCCGGTAGTTTGAATCTCGGTGTAGTTTTAAAACTCTCAGCCGACTATCAGAGTGTATCTGGTGTTGATTCAAGCGGGCTTTTTTCCGCACGGATTGCTGTGGCAGATGATGAAAATATTCCGATAATTTTGCGTGGGGTATTCTACAAATATAACTTTGACGACTTCAATACCCTGACTAAAATGGATGAGAATACCTATCTCGCCGGAATTGCGGGTTTAAAATTCTTTAAAGGACTCTTCTCAATAAATCTGCTCTATGAAAGAACTTATGTCTGGAATGAAGAGATGGGGAATTACGAAACTCAAGAAAGGATTTCACCCCATATTCTGTTTAACAAAAGTTTTTAACGATGTATCCTCTGTGTAAGAATTGCAACAAAGAACTTTCACATAGTGGAAAGCATATATCAATCCTTTTGATAAATGGCAATGAAGAGACATTCGTCCTTTGGTATTGTTCCAATTGTAAGAAATATTTTATCCTCGGCTATGAAGATGTCTTTATATCCGCCGATGAAGAAAAAGAATGGTTTTATGGAGAGTATAGTGAAGAAGATTTTAAGAGATTGGAAGAAATTATAAATAAATGCCCCGACCCATCTGATAAATTCTGCCGCTGTGATGCACATAAATATTTCTATAGATTCATTTATGGAAAGGATATGGAAGAATGAAGAGAATCTCTCTAATGGTTAAGAGAAGGGGAATATTCACTTTTGGTTTACTATTCCTCGGAATAATACTTTGCATCCCTCTTTTCGGCGAAGATTCGAAGAATGAGCCAGATTATCTAAAAAGACTCTCTTACTGGCTGGAGCAGGCAAAATATGCGGAAAAGTGGTTATATATTGATATGAATGGAAATGTTCTGGATGAAAAAAAATTTGAAAATGTTTATGGTAGTTTTGATAGTGGCTATGTAAAGGTATATAAGAATGGGAAATGGGGGCTCTGTGATACAGCAGGTAAAATAATAATAGAACCAAAATTTGATGATATTGAATCTTTTAGAGAAGGGTTGGCTCGAATAAAAATCGGTGATAAATATGGTTTTGTTGATATGTCGGGTAAGATAGTAATAGAACCAAAATTTGATGCAGCAACATATTTTAGCGAAGGTCTTGCAGGAGTCTTGATTGGAAATAAATGTGGGTTTATTGATAAAACAGGTAGATTAGTAATAGAGACAAAATTTGATGAAGTGTATAATTTCAGAGAAACTCTTGCCCTTGTTCGTATTGACACACTTTATGGTTTTATAGATAGGAATGGAGAGTGGGTAATAAAGCCAGTATATGATGATTGTTATTATTTCAGTGAAGGCTTGGCAGCAGGAAAAAAGAAAGACAAATGGGGTTATATTGATAAGGAAGGTAGGGTTGTGATTGATTTTAAGTTTGATAATGCATACCCATTTTCTGAAAATAGGGCACTTGTATTGATGGATCAAAAATATTTCTTTGTAAATAAAGAAGGAAAACCTGTTATAGAGACGCAAGATTACGAAACAATGGGTATTTACTTCAATGAGGGTTTGAACTTTATCCAGATTGATGAAAAGTGGGGATTCATTGATACTACTGGGAAAATCATAATTGAACCGAAATTTGATAGTGTTATCAATTTTTCAGAGGGTTTGGCGGTTGTAAAGATAAAAGATAAATTAGGGTATATAGATAAGACTGGTAAAATTGTGATTGAACCAGAATACCATTACGCTTATAATTTTAAAAGTAAAATTGCATTAGTAAAAATTGATAATCGCAGAGTTATTTGTGATAGCATCGCAGACATTCTTGAACATATACCGAAGGACGAATCCAATCAGGCTGTTAAACTAATTCTACAATCGTTGAATGAAGGTGATAACGCTTACACATTGTTATCTGATTTGTTATTTATTGGGTGGGATCTGACATACTTTATTGGAAAGAATATACATTACGGTAACAATGATTTAGGAAACGGGATATTTTCACTAATCAAAAATTATAAATCAATTAAAGACAAAATTCATAAACGTCTTCAAACTGAGTCCCTCAACCGAGCAATTGATATTGATTCTGCTCTACAGACATATGAATACAATTTGAATGTGTTATGTTATCAATTAAGTTCAATGATAAAATCGGTTTTTGGTTCCGGCGCAGTTCAAATTCTCTTTGACCTTGCCATGAATATGGAACTTCCCGAAGGATTGAGAGAACATTTTTGTGAGTTAATTGCGGAATTTCATAATAAAGACGATTTTGAAAAATTATTAAATATTGTTAAGGGATTTGAGAATAAAAGCCGATTCATAAATGTCCTCTGTAAAACAGGTGATGAAAGGGCAATTGATTATATTTTACCATATCTTGAAACGAATGAAAGGGATATTGCCTGGGGTTTAAGATATATTC
Proteins encoded in this region:
- a CDS encoding tetratricopeptide repeat protein, with translation MSTRQYFIFFALTVAFGWSTKVDIAQEYFLKGTEFYTAQEYTKAVEQYYNAVKLEPTNGLYRLSLAGAYGKNKQYAEALPHLKKAVLFDTTLIDAYYLIEDFYAKLGKEDSAIAYFNEEKNLHPQRAVIYINLGHLYYRKKDFNKAVQEFYQAQTFEPNNPVIQCGLGVVMLAQGDDSTAEEFFLNAIRLDSLYPEAHLYYSIILERKGMIKEAEKERNLAYQLKPELKEVDLSGVLPIRGEKADIPFIVSTLDIIVQKLIRPEERLAEMVRKPFDLNLGTGLTTINKEKWLSIKSRPAMETKWFGFNLAFDFLVNQDSIRTKEWDYKKIFQSVRIGHPNLPFYVGTGAISNYTLGYGLIVRDYFNQADENNRKMGGVFTLQTKDNAIGITGMVNNLSPMEVTIGRAYLGKWAQSLEDLLQRMELGFTYAQDNEYEYKVLGGDLLFYLTSRGSFHFLIASEFAKTLEHGYGNVSGLFVQLGGMRKSDVSLSLYGAGLILGKDFEPAPFDAFYEKKRKQYGADLVNVVLSKYDKNTNGFYGSGSLNLGVVLKLSADYQSVSGVDSSGLFSARIAVADDENIPIILRGVFYKYNFDDFNTLTKMDENTYLAGIAGLKFFKGLFSINLLYERTYVWNEEMGNYETQERISPHILFNKSF
- a CDS encoding CHAT domain-containing protein — protein: MKNDYKYINLQFSLDKRGLKDSFLIICFLFLLSPANEIDPNIKIADSLFYAEDFSKAESIYKEILNFAQGIDKGLCLKGLGNIVLSFGDLSLAVDYYNQALNIFKENDYYPGQAKIYLNLGSIAFYQGDLKGAENFFNNALKNQDLIKEKTPDDLMDEITIRMMLARVALSKNEYNSSKNNLLTAIDKAKSIDYKKGIIDGYYFLASLYIQLAEADSALKYFNQSCSLALELGYQKSAADAYREMGNIHRRLGDYDIAYENLLKSLTLLAGIKQEKEIALGEGELLNNLGTLYLDMGKYRQALEKFLSALEIFDKTGNISWKIEALQNLGYTYILLSSTDNTYFDSALYFYELTRPLLKDKKDEALFYNNLGILYEKKKDFKLAQANYQKALNLYKFLQDSIGQAKVYCNLGNIFVLSGDYNKGIKSYQDGYNIIENMNRKDWQASVLSNLGFAQHKAGQIDEAINSLTKAVELVENLRGRIVSQEFRSAFFENKIVLYEELINLYYKMGNAKKAFEYAEGAKSRAFLDLISNVDIAQKPNLDPKIKALIEQEQVLEKKIEFLAGMPEQSDAIIEHNRIIKELSEKFPDYEVLRSSKPLDIRRLQAILDNQTAVLEYFIGLENGYIFAITHQRMGIKKMDINPAEIYENVDRYRRVIRRRVNYEDNELAEISMWFYTNLIAPVMPEIRDKKRLCIIPYGILHNLPFATIMVDKDSKKLLIDDYDIFYAPSATVYEIAHNKNKLRKNKFAIFAKSDFSEHPDWFDMPLPGTIAEKDSILKTGGLPNITIFEDKDNSSPPPSETNAKKYLKDYDIIHFATHGKLAPGDSALESKIILSKDDENDGELRVREIFNMEIDAYLVTLSACETGQLRGFSEGAYIGDELTGLSRAFIYAGTPSVIASLWKVSDVSTALLMAQFYKNLRGADKTKALCDAQRWLMKKEYFDKPFFWAPFVVIGDWQ
- a CDS encoding M48 family metalloprotease; this encodes MNKVVHLIFFILIFSNAQQIGPGPSFIIKASEDAAKQIEKATGLINDTILVNRIKPIAQNVMRASDLRTVFECKILNTDAINAFALPAGPIYVTLGLITVIDSLKTEESQSMLAGILGHELAHIYLRHSVAMLRLENFIKVGTSYIPEDVAQILQRGYSREQEFEADEYGVIYAMRAGYDFESIIKFYKKMRELYGETPPGDEKYNDHPRATERIARLYEVRAQIERDFDQWYFGVEALKEGRYNDAIKYFKLFTTTFSNSAWGWTNLGTAYLFEAMSKMENPPVLFMTVYYTEPSFRLRGEPDELLYAEEAFKKASEMDTTYNIVYYSNMGIIYALRKKYDQAIEYTKKALEGKQAEHFFYNNLANILFLKKEYLEAIELYKKAIDINPDWPMPKYNLAITYETIDRKDLAIEMWKELLDVSGYNKEAVKHLSKLNKKFKSSKDKIQPETQIGGISIGMSEDNVRKNLGEPDDQTVLEKMTALEYSTKNLVIFIREGKVSGILARVGFSEKTAKNIGIGSSINDVRNVYGLPDDIVQQKNGEQWVYGKYGLLFNIYEGTVSQFQIIEASKDG